Proteins encoded together in one Triticum dicoccoides isolate Atlit2015 ecotype Zavitan chromosome 7B, WEW_v2.0, whole genome shotgun sequence window:
- the LOC119335281 gene encoding bZIP transcription factor 27-like, whose product MANYRLGGGGNGHYEMAAAAAAAWRGPESPQLSLMSGCSSLFSISGLRDDDADLHLLAGARSLPSTPVSFGGFAGGDEVDMELQQQGGSSGGDDRRTVRMMRNRESALRSRARKRAYVEELEKEVRRLVDDNLKLKKQCKELKREVAALILPTKSSLRRTASTQF is encoded by the exons ATGGCGAACTaccggctcggcggcggcggcaacgggcACTACgagatggcggcggcagcggccgCGGCGTGGAGGGGGCCGGAGAGCccgcagctgagcctcatgagcggGTGTAGCTCCCTCTTCTCCATCTCCGGCCTGCGGGATGACGATGCCGACCTCCACCTCCTGGCCGGCGCGCGCTCGCTGCCGTCCACGCCTGTCTCGTTTGGTGGGTTCGCCGGCGGTGATGAGGTCGACATGGAGCTGCAGCAGCAGGGTGGCAGCAGTGGCGGCGACGACCGGAGGACGGTCCGGATGATGCGCAACAGGGAGTCTGCCCTGCGCTCCAGGGCCAGGAAGAGG GCATATGTGGAGGAACTCGAGAAGGAGGTTCGACGTCTGGTGGATGACAACCTCAAGCTGAAGAAACAGTGCAAAGAG CTGAAGCGGGAGGTGGCCGCCCTGATCCTGCCCACCAAGAGCTCTCTACGGCGAACCGCATCCACCCAGTTCTGA